One window from the genome of Musa acuminata AAA Group cultivar baxijiao chromosome BXJ1-4, Cavendish_Baxijiao_AAA, whole genome shotgun sequence encodes:
- the LOC103982778 gene encoding zinc finger CCCH domain-containing protein 17, whose translation MEATGRNGNKRMHQRLGPSQAAAPDRANNKVCYHWRAGRCNRHPCPFLHSEIPTPQQQSASPDGGVAKRNLVWKNPSNAGAASGPPSKWGKGRGGGAVGQPPGKGPDRVCNYFLAGNCTYGEKCRFLHSWFVGDSFSLLTSLQGHQKAVSGIALPSGSDKLYSGSKDESVRVWDCQSGQCVGVINVGGEVGCMISEGPWIFIGVPNAVKAWNMQTATDLSLDGPIGQVYSLVVGNELLFAGTQDGRILAWKFIAVGNCFEPAASLVGHQLSVVSLVVGAVRLYSGSMDHMIRVWDLATLQCIQTLTDHTSVVMSVLCWDQFLLSCSLDKTIKVWVATESGNLEVTYTHNEEHGVLSLFGMLDAQAKPILLCSCNDNSVRLYDLPSFSERGKIFSKEEVRAMQVGPGGLFFTGDATGEVKVWNWLPNEMPHS comes from the exons ATGGAGGCGACCGGCCGAAATGGCAACAAGAGGATGCATCAGAGGTTGGGGCCGTCCCAGGCGGCGGCGCCCGACCGCGCCAACAACAAGGTGTGCTACCACTGGCGGgcagggcggtgcaaccgtcaccCCTGCCCCTTTCTCCACAGCGAGATCCCGACGCCGCAGCAGCAGTCCGCGTCCCCGGATGGCGGCGTCGCGAAGCGGAACCTCGTCTGGAAGAACCCTAGCAACGCCGGCGCCGCCTCCGGCCCCCCTTCCAAGTGGGGGAAGGGGCGTGGCGGAGGCGCTGTCGGGCAACCCCCTGGCAAAGGCCCCGACAGGGTTTGCAATTATTTCCTGGCGGGGAATTGTACGTACGGCGAGAAGTGCCGCTTCTTGCACTCGTGGTTCGTCGGCGACAGCTTCTCCCTTCTGACCTCACTGCAGGGGCACCAAAAG GCCGTTTCTGGTATCGCACTTCCTTCTGGCTCGGACAAGTTATATTCTGGAAGCAAGGATGAATCTGTGAGGGTTTGGGATTGCCAGTCTGGGCAG TGCGTTGGAGTCATCAATGTGGGAGGTGAAGTTGGATGTATGATCAGTGAAGGGCCCTGGATATTTATAGGAGTTCCAAATGCTGTCAAG GCATGGAACATGCAAACTGCAACAGATCTAAGTCTTGATGGCCCAATCGGACAAGTTTATTCCCTGGTTGTTGGCAATGAATTGCTCTTTGCTGGCACTCAG GATGGACGCATATTGGCATGGAAATTTATTGCCGTAGGAAACTGCTTTGAACCAGCAGCATCTCTTGTTGGGCATCAACTTTCAGTAGTTTCTTTAGTGGTCGGAGCTGTGAGGCTTTACTCTGGTTCTATGGATCACATGATAAGA GTGTGGGACCTTGCAACTCTACAGTGTATCCAGACACTTACTGACCATACATCAGTTGTCATGTCAGTGCTTTGTTGGGATCAATTCTTACTATCGTGTTCACTGGACAAAACCATAAAA GTCTGGGTAGCTACAGAAAGTGGGAACCTAGAAGTAACGTATACTCACAATGAAGAGCAT GGAGTTCTTTCTTTATTTGGTATGCTTGATGCTCAAGCGAAACCCATCTTATTATGTTCTTGCAATGACAACAGTGTCCGCCTCTATGACCTGCCGTC ATTCAGCGAGAGGGGTAAGATCTTCTCCAAAGAAGAAGTTAGAGCCATGCAAGTTGGACCTGGTGGTTTATTTTTTACTGGGGATGCCACAGGTGAAGTTAAGGTGTGGAATTGGTTACCCAATGAGATGCCACATTCATGA